In the Limnothrix sp. FACHB-406 genome, one interval contains:
- a CDS encoding proteasome-type protease, which translates to MTYCLGIVTQEGLVMAADSRTNAGVDNVSTYKKLFDFSLPGDRVVVVCTSGNLSLTQSVISHLEQDLKNQASITLHSLASMYDLAHYVGQTLRKIHQEHAEWLRKDNVDFSGNLLLGGQIRDENPQLFLIYNQGNFIHATVETPFLQIGETKYGKPILDRTVSFNTPLNSAAKCALLSLDSTMKSNISVGPPINMVMYRKDSFEIRHRLRLPAGDPYLAKVGQEWAASLRKAFDQMPDLEWEYTN; encoded by the coding sequence CCTATTGCCTTGGCATTGTTACCCAGGAAGGATTGGTGATGGCCGCCGATTCGCGCACCAATGCCGGTGTTGATAATGTTTCCACTTATAAAAAGTTATTTGACTTTTCCTTACCGGGCGATCGAGTCGTTGTTGTTTGCACCTCCGGGAATTTATCTCTCACCCAATCTGTTATTAGCCATCTTGAACAGGATTTAAAAAATCAAGCCAGCATCACGCTCCACTCCCTCGCTAGCATGTATGACCTGGCCCATTATGTGGGTCAAACCCTCCGAAAAATTCACCAAGAACATGCCGAGTGGCTCCGCAAAGACAATGTGGATTTTTCGGGAAACCTGCTCTTGGGGGGGCAAATTCGTGATGAAAACCCCCAGCTATTTTTGATTTATAACCAAGGCAATTTTATCCATGCCACGGTGGAAACCCCATTTCTGCAAATTGGAGAAACCAAGTATGGAAAGCCCATCCTCGATCGCACCGTTAGCTTCAACACACCCCTCAACTCAGCAGCAAAGTGTGCGTTGCTGTCCCTAGACTCCACCATGAAGTCCAATATTTCCGTTGGCCCCCCGATCAACATGGTGATGTATCGCAAAGACTCCTTTGAAATTCGCCATCGGCTGCGGCTACCGGCGGGCGATCCTTACCTAGCCAAAGTAGGTCAAGAATGGGCTGCTTCTTTGCGCAAGGCCTTTGATCAAATGCCCGATTTGGAGTGGGAATATACCAACTAA